Genomic segment of Salvelinus sp. IW2-2015 linkage group LG17, ASM291031v2, whole genome shotgun sequence:
CCACATTTAGAGAACAGTAATGAAAAATACAACATGTACAGAACTGACTTTGACTCCAGCTCTCTCAGCTTGGCCCCGCCTGCAAGCTGATCATTCTTTCGTTGCCAGTTCAAGTCCTGAATCTGCTTTCTGCAAAAATGACACACAAACAGAGAAGGctgttaaaaaaacatttatgcagAAGCTTGTTGACAGTTTGTGTCAGACTCTTTCCAAAACTACAACTAAACAAGCTAACCATGAATGTGATACATGACTTGTAAATCGTAATGGAATGTTTTCACACCATTTACTTACCTACATTTCTGTAGTTCCTTTTGAGCCAATTCAATCATAAAGGCCAGGTTACTGTAGAGTGGAAATAATGACCAATATTAAGGCAATGTCAAAAAGTTCCTGTGAACCTATACTTTACTCTTCAGGACAAGcatgtgtaaaaaaaattaaaaaaaataaaaacgattTAAATCACTAATCGAGCCCCATTTGTTAAGTCAAATCAGTTTGGTTGTTCTCTGTGACTCTCTCCTGGACTTTAAGATACATGAAGACATCTACTGTGCACAGGCAGCAGCCACTGACTCACTCATTGTAGACCTTCCATGCGTTGGTGCCATAGTGTGCCATGAGCTCCAGGTTCTCAATGCGCACTGCCTGATGCTCCAGCTGAGCCATGGAGTTGTTCACACAGTCCTGCCATGCAGTGATGTCATTCTTCTGCCCTGACGATGGAGCTGGAAGCTCATATCTGCACAGGTGAAAAATAAAACAGTTGGGTGTACACTCAGGACAACAAGGGTTTAAATGCATCACGTTAGAACTGAATGGGTGATTGAATGTTATCAATATTTTTTAACAGGACTGTTTTTGCTATGTGCAAAAGAGTAGACTGGGTTGACCTCTTCATGCTGAgaagttccagaggctgccgggcTGCTAGCCTCTCAAACTCGTTCCTCATGATTTCAGTCTGATGGGTGATATATAAGCATTAGTATTTGCTTCACATAATGTAATTGTAGAGCATCATAGATTACACAGTTAACAGTGAGTCAGTCAAAATCCATAAGCATATTACAGCATGACATTATGTGCATATTCATTTATGGCTTTATGTTTTAATAGAATGTGGAACTGTGTAAGTGATACTTACTTCAAAGGTAGTGAAATCAGGTGTGGGTATATAACTGAGATAGTTCTTTGTAGGTCTGTATCTGCGAGTCTCCTCTTCTACCAAGGCTGCAGCCTGTGTATGGAAATGAATGCATATGAACAGACAGCATAGTACTATAATAACGTTAAACTAGCTAGACTCGTACCTCTTTGAGGGGtgacctagctagctactgtatgttATTGTACGTTAGCCGATGATGGCGGTTGCTTGAGGCATGATTCTAAAACGACCAGATTAGCAAGATAATACTTTTATTATTGACAGTAGCCTGGTAACGTTTCTTTGCTTCCATGGCTTGTTCATGTCTATCATAGGTCCTTGGGACGTCACCCCATTTTACGTTGAGATTTTAGTCACCTAGTAGACGCTCTTACGCTTCGATCACACCGATAGTGTTATGGTACACCAGCAGTACATTAATGGTTGCCATCCCAATAAAGTTGACATGTGAAATGGTTACGGTTAGGTAAGGGACGTTCTAAGGATCCCTGATTGCACTAACTATGTCAGTTACTTGCCtgttagctaactatagctagacTAGCGAACGTTAGTTAGCAACTGATAACTATGCCTATGGAGCAGATACTTACCGCCTCTCTGACGCCAGCTGCATCATAACCCTGGTCAAAATACGGTAGGGCATCTACAAATACTTCACCAGCTACTGATGAAGTTCCAGACATATTCAGTTCAGTTGTTTGTTTACTAGCtagcaccgctaactagctagttgtTTTAGTAGCAAAACAAcgcggtcgtcactagttaccacagccacaaagtcataaaccccgccatGTATACAAGTTGTCTTatcattttaaacctaaccactcTGCTAACATCAACCCCAACCTTAAATTATGTTCAAAAAGCAAATGTTCGTTTTCAtaaatttttacgatatagccaattttgactttgtggctgtgctaattTCTGGAATCCTAACAACGTGGCCAGTCcgaagatttttataactaaaccaagatagattACAGCCTGCCGTTTtcaatgggaacaaattagtcatagaGGGGAGAACAAGCAAGGATGTGGGCCGAGTTTAACACGAGCttgcgagatcctattggcgcgttctagcctatatctgcatatttccgttagggaacgccacctctgaagtgcgcgtgtgcaataactaaattcgcctttgcactccttttaaagaacgatttttaaaaactgttgaaaagtctactaaacttagtccactctgttcataacatattctagttttgggaacagaaaactgtatcgagatgaaatgtttaatcgatgagaaaatgtgcagaatgtcggccataATCAATCACGttccatatttggtagtgagtggaaacgccaacggATGCAACACATTTATACATGCGGTGAAagatctgtctcattgttctatctgtggcctCTCGCTCCTGCTGTCTTCCGAGAGGCTGAACATATTTTCCATTGGCGTTTGATGGTGGCCTTTGGTTTTATAGCGACCCCTACGCCCTGGAGTAGTTCTTTATCTAAATTAATTTTTCATATGCAACATAGCTAGTAATAATATCTAATTTGCATCCTGAAGTTCGTGTTCATTATGTAATAGTTTATTtaggtcagtgtttcccaaattcggtcctcgggaccccaaggggtgcacgttttggtttttgccctaacagtACAATGCTGATTCAAATGATAAAATATTGATGTTTACTTGAAATCAACTGTGTACTGCTAtgccaaaaaccaaaatgtgcagagtttgggaaaccctggatcAGGTCATTAGGACTAATTACCACAAAAATAGCATGCCAGtaggaaataaaatataaaaatatattgttgGTGACAGTAGTGGAGACATGAATGAATACCACACTCATATTTAGTAtgagcacatttataaaaaaaagtgtATGGTGGACATTTCACTtgcaatttatatatatatatatatatatacatagtaccagtcaaaagtttggacacaccgactcattcaagggtttttcctttgttttttactattttctacattgtagaatattagtgaagacatcaaaactatgaaataacacatggatttaccctatttggtaaaagatcaagtccatattatggcaataacagctaaaataagcaaagagaaacaacagtccatcattactttaagacatgaaggtcagacaatgcagaacatttcaagaacttttaaagtttcttcaagtgcagtcgcaaaaaacatcaagtgctatgatgaaactggctc
This window contains:
- the LOC111977147 gene encoding pre-mRNA-splicing factor SPF27 translates to MSGTSSVAGEVFVDALPYFDQGYDAAGVREAAAALVEEETRRYRPTKNYLSYIPTPDFTTFETEIMRNEFERLAARQPLELLSMKRYELPAPSSGQKNDITAWQDCVNNSMAQLEHQAVRIENLELMAHYGTNAWKVYNDNLAFMIELAQKELQKCRKQIQDLNWQRKNDQLAGGAKLRELESNWVSLVSKNYEIERAIVQLENEVGQLKQQQGDENKENIRQDF